From a single Candoia aspera isolate rCanAsp1 chromosome 10, rCanAsp1.hap2, whole genome shotgun sequence genomic region:
- the SAE1 gene encoding SUMO-activating enzyme subunit 1 isoform X2: MVEKEAPGGGGGISEEEAAQYDRQIRLWGLEAQKRLRASRALVAGLRGLGAEVAKNLALAGVKALTLLDHRQVSLEDTQGQFLLPVSSLGKNRAEASLERVQDLNPMVDVKADPENVEQKPEEFFTRFDVVCLTCCTQEVLLKVDQICNKYSIKFFTGDVFGYHGYMFANLGEHEFVEEKTKATKASQEGQGGSDPKKAKPDLAETTLVKKHIRFCLLKDALTLNWSSEGAKTALKRTAPDYFLLQGTLTTRSSPQQFLLLQWHKGQWGCGVSGPQLHILI; the protein is encoded by the exons ATGGTGGAGAAGGAGGcacccggcggcggcggcggcatcaGCGAGGAGGAGGCGGCGCAGTACGACCGGCAGATCCGCCTCTGGGGGCTGGAAGCGCAGAAGCG GCTGCGCGCGTCGCGGGCGCTGGTGGCCGGGCTGCGCGGGCTGGGCGCGGAGGTGGCCAAGAACCTGGCCCTGGCCGGCGTGAAGGCGCTGACGCTGCTCGACCACCGCCAG GTGTCTCTGGAGGATACACAAGGCCAGTTCCTACTTCCAGTGAGCTCATTGGGTAAGAACAGAGCAGAAGCTTCACTGGAACGTGTTCAGGATCTCAATCCCATGGTTGATGTGAAGGCAGACCCTGAGAATGTTGAGCAGAAACCTGAGGAATTCTTTACTCGCTTTGATGTG GTCTGCCTTACATGCTGCACCCAGGAAGTCCTCCTGAAGGTGGACCAAATATGCAACAAATACAGCATCAAGTTTTTCACTGGTGATGTCTTTGGCTATCATGGCTATATGTTTGCCAACCTGGGTGAACATGAATTTGTTGA agaaaagacaaaggctaccaaagccagccaggaagggcagggGGGCTCTGATCCAAAGAAAGCCAAGCCGGATCTTGCGGAGACCACCTTGGTGAAGAAG CATATTCGTTTTTGCCTCCTAAAAGATGCCCTGACTCTCAACTGGAGCAGCGAAGGGGCCAAAACAGCCCTGAAACGCACTGCCCCAGATTACTTCCTGCTGCAAG GCACTCTCACAACGAGATCCTCCCCTCaacaatttcttcttcttcaatgGCATAAAGGGCAGTGGGGTTGTGGAGTGTCTGGCCCCCAACTTCACATCCTGATCTGA
- the SAE1 gene encoding SUMO-activating enzyme subunit 1 isoform X1, with amino-acid sequence MVEKEAPGGGGGISEEEAAQYDRQIRLWGLEAQKRLRASRALVAGLRGLGAEVAKNLALAGVKALTLLDHRQVSLEDTQGQFLLPVSSLGKNRAEASLERVQDLNPMVDVKADPENVEQKPEEFFTRFDVVCLTCCTQEVLLKVDQICNKYSIKFFTGDVFGYHGYMFANLGEHEFVEEKTKATKASQEGQGGSDPKKAKPDLAETTLVKKHIRFCLLKDALTLNWSSEGAKTALKRTAPDYFLLQVLLKFRTEKGRDPSPQSYVDDVALLHQMRTDVLATLGVGTDLIVDDFASCFSEMAPVCAVVGGVLSQEAVKALSQRDPPLNNFFFFNGIKGSGVVECLAPNFTS; translated from the exons ATGGTGGAGAAGGAGGcacccggcggcggcggcggcatcaGCGAGGAGGAGGCGGCGCAGTACGACCGGCAGATCCGCCTCTGGGGGCTGGAAGCGCAGAAGCG GCTGCGCGCGTCGCGGGCGCTGGTGGCCGGGCTGCGCGGGCTGGGCGCGGAGGTGGCCAAGAACCTGGCCCTGGCCGGCGTGAAGGCGCTGACGCTGCTCGACCACCGCCAG GTGTCTCTGGAGGATACACAAGGCCAGTTCCTACTTCCAGTGAGCTCATTGGGTAAGAACAGAGCAGAAGCTTCACTGGAACGTGTTCAGGATCTCAATCCCATGGTTGATGTGAAGGCAGACCCTGAGAATGTTGAGCAGAAACCTGAGGAATTCTTTACTCGCTTTGATGTG GTCTGCCTTACATGCTGCACCCAGGAAGTCCTCCTGAAGGTGGACCAAATATGCAACAAATACAGCATCAAGTTTTTCACTGGTGATGTCTTTGGCTATCATGGCTATATGTTTGCCAACCTGGGTGAACATGAATTTGTTGA agaaaagacaaaggctaccaaagccagccaggaagggcagggGGGCTCTGATCCAAAGAAAGCCAAGCCGGATCTTGCGGAGACCACCTTGGTGAAGAAG CATATTCGTTTTTGCCTCCTAAAAGATGCCCTGACTCTCAACTGGAGCAGCGAAGGGGCCAAAACAGCCCTGAAACGCACTGCCCCAGATTACTTCCTGCTGCAAG TGCTTTTGAAGTTTCGGACAGAAAAGGGGCGAGACCCTTCCCCACAGAGTTACGTGGATGATGTGGCACTGCTCCATCAGATGCGCACGGATGTGCTGGCCACTTTGGGTGTCGGAACTGACCTGATTGTGGATGACTTTGCCAG CTGCTTCTCTGAAATGGCCCCCGTTTGTGCTGTGGTTGGAGGGGTGCTGAGCCAGGAGGCTGTCAAG GCACTCTCACAACGAGATCCTCCCCTCaacaatttcttcttcttcaatgGCATAAAGGGCAGTGGGGTTGTGGAGTGTCTGGCCCCCAACTTCACATCCTGA